The following is a genomic window from Manihot esculenta cultivar AM560-2 chromosome 9, M.esculenta_v8, whole genome shotgun sequence.
gataacATAGGTTATGAGCCGAAGAAGGCCCAATTTGAAACCTATATAATAATGGATTTTGTTTCGAAGGTCAAAGGCGGTGTCCCCTTCAGCCCACCGTTGCTTCGCGACTAAGCCAAAACTGTTGAGTTCATCCACACTTGAAAATCACTCATAAACATCCTTTCTACACTCTACTACAAAACTAACCGATCCAAGCGAATCATCGGACAAGAAAATGGCCGACGAGAAGTCTGTAATGGCGGTGATTAGGGCAGCCAGGCCATCTTTTAAAAACAATGCCGATAAGGTTGTTTTTGCCGTTCACGCTTCTTTCCTCGCTGCCGGTTACGTGCTCACTGCCACTGGACCGCCTGCTTTCTCCGATACTGCCCTTTACTCTTCCTCTACTGGTATTCGCTTGCTCTTTTTCAAAATTCAATCTGCAAAATATAAGGGTCATTTTGAGAAAAGGGAATGAAAATTTTCCCTTCTTGTTTTCTTATTTTCGTGTAGATGAGGTGGGGATTGAACACTGGAATGATTCCGATAACGAATATGCTTTCGTGTATTTAAACCCCGAGAAGGGTGGAAACAAGGTGTTAGTTAAGTGTTTGGTCATGGATGATAAGTTGCTTATCGATGCTTTGGCTGACGGGGCGTCGGAGCCGGTTCATCTAGAAATCAAGTAagtccttttctttctttcagtcTAGGAGTGAAATTCTGTCACTTCGGCTTGTTGGGTTATTTTATTTACAGTTTGAATTGTGGGATTTTGCGTGATTGTGCAGTGTAATCGACTTTGTTGCGGAGAATGGAGGCGGAAATTATTCAGCTCAGTTCAAGAATATGGAGAAGCTTGTTAAGAATCTTGATGCGGAAATTTTGACTAAGTTGGATGGTTCCTCTTCAAAAGCACGCTCCTCGAGCAATAAATCAAAgtaattgtttttattttgttgtttACCGATTTGAAGCGTAATTTTGTgttattattgaattatattagcTGAAGACGGTCCATCTGACAGAATTTCTTAATTATCATCTTACTGCTTACCCTTTGGTTTTTGACAACTAGGAAAGCTTTCTTAATTCTTAAATGTTCTTTCATGATGAGCTACAAATTTAGTTTGGATGTTTAggtctttaattaattatagagAAAAGTTCTAAAATATAACCTATAGGAATCATAAGAGATAAGATATCAGATCCCTTAGTTATCTGAGGAAAAAATTTATGCTCTCAGATTTACCTATTCTCATTGTTGTTGATGTAGTTGAGCTTAGAAGAATTATTGTATTATTGAAAGAATCAATATTGGCTTGTTATATATTAATGTTGTTCTTTTATACCACAGGCTTAGGGAAATACAATTTTAGATTTAAATCCTAGAATCCCATTGAAAACACCATTAATTTGCAAGTATAAAGGGTGTAAACCACAtgttttgtaatttaattttctttccttCATAATGTCATTAGCcaataattgaaaataatatttatattgttgGGCAAGTGTGCCCTAATTAGGGGCTTGCAGATGATGAGTTGGTGCTTTTAGCAACGTACATAGATCACGTTTTGttaagaggaaaaagagaagtCTGTATGCCAAATGGTCAACAActgatttttttcttattctccaTTTATTAGCATGATAATGGAGCATCATGTTTGAAGTTTTTGTATGTGTATAACATCGTCTTATTCAATATATCGAGGATGTAATTATTTTCCACGTCTTTTGGAGTTTATTAATGGTATGTGAACTCATGTTTTGAAACTTTGTTGGCAACTTGAGATCTAAATCATGAACTGAGATCCTAATCTTATGAGCCATTTCAAACTATGAGACTCGGTGCAATCTTGATTACTACTTCCTAAATGCACCAATAATAAATATACTGATGTGCCTCTTTATGGAttactcctttttttttttttttgcagaaCAAAAACGAGTGATGGCTCAAGTCGTGGTCGTGGCATAAATGAACCTGGAGTTCGAATTACTGAACCGGCAGGTCCTCAAATTCATCCTTCAGGGTATGTTTATTTTTGAGTTTTGACTTGATTGTGGAATATCTTTCCcataattttctattaattgcTTTTTTGCTTTCCTTTTTTTGGTAGTTTTGCATATAATTGGAACTTTCTTCTGTTATGATAGAATATTCCTGCATAATCTTTATCTTGATCTTCTTAAATTCTTTGTCACAAAGGTTAATGTTTTATGGAGATAAGTTGGTGATAACTAGAACTAAACTAGACTTGAATCAGTTATCTATGATCGGGATTTCTCAAAATTAACTGTTAAAACATTCTCGGCCCCTTTCATGATTTATTTGATGCTTATGAAAGTCATATGAATGAATTCAACAGTATGATTCGCTTG
Proteins encoded in this region:
- the LOC110623794 gene encoding probable proteasome inhibitor isoform X1; the protein is MADEKSVMAVIRAARPSFKNNADKVVFAVHASFLAAGYVLTATGPPAFSDTALYSSSTDEVGIEHWNDSDNEYAFVYLNPEKGGNKVLVKCLVMDDKLLIDALADGASEPVHLEINVIDFVAENGGGNYSAQFKNMEKLVKNLDAEILTKLDGSSSKARSSSNKSKTKTSDGSSRGRGINEPGVRITEPAGPQIHPSGIIYPPVNPVGGSDLFPGPGAGMYPTRGGFGGGSMLLGPNDPQWLGGEQNFPGGQPRGVPPGARFDPFGPPGVPGFEPNRFVRNPRRPGRDTHPDLEFFSSGSDFI
- the LOC110623794 gene encoding probable proteasome inhibitor isoform X2; translated protein: MADEKSVMAVIRAARPSFKNNADKVVFAVHASFLAAGYVLTATGPPAFSDTALYSSSTDEVGIEHWNDSDNEYAFVYLNPEKGGNKVLVKCLVMDDKLLIDALADGASEPVHLEINVIDFVAENGGGNYSAQFKNMEKLVKNLDAEILTKLDGSSSKARSSSNKSKTKTSDGSSRGRGINEPGVRITEPAGPQIHPSGIIYPPVNPVGGSDLFPGPGAGMYPTRGGFGGGSMLLGPNDPQWLGGEQNFPGGQPGVPPGARFDPFGPPGVPGFEPNRFVRNPRRPGRDTHPDLEFFSSGSDFI